From a single Calothrix sp. NIES-2098 genomic region:
- a CDS encoding serine/threonine protein kinase with two-component sensor domain, whose translation MLIIPGYQFNEELYNGSRTLVYRGYREIDEKPVAIKLLKNPYPSFSELVQFRNQYTIAKNLHQPGIIQTYSLEPYQNGYALVMEDFGGISLKEYFTFGSLQEFLQIAIALCDILDTLYRDRIIHKDIKPSNILINPQTKQVKLIDFSIASLLPRETQTLIGTNILEGTLAYISPEQTGRMNRGIDYRTDFYSLGVTFYELLTAELPFQSHDAMELVHCHIAKMPPLLREVKSEEIPQVISDIVMKLMAKNAEDRYQSALGLKFDLENCLVQLQETGEIKSFPIAQRDVCDRFIIPEKLYGREQEVETLLAAFDRVAHGATEIMLVAGFSGIGKTAVVNEVHKPIVRQRGYFIKGKFDQFNRNIPFSAFVQAFRDLMGQLLTESDRQIQQWQNHITQALGDNAQVIIDVIPELELIIGKQPPVPEVSGIAAQNRFNLLLQKFIKLFTDKEHLLVIFLDDLQWIDSASLKLMQSLISEANYGYLLLIGAYRDNEVSAAHPLMMTLDDIQERGAKINTIILKPLNEFKLNQLVADTLDCTEKLALPLSQLIYQKTQGNPFFATQFIKVLHQDALIYFNYEQRYWQCDIAAINQRSLTSDVVEFMALQLQKLPELTQNVLKLAACIGNKFDLETLAIVSKQSKIETAACLWSALQDGLILPQNEVYKFYQESEFKIENSQEQRNPADFWLMAPDSCSYKFLHDRIQQAAYSLIPENQKQATHYHIGKLLLGNLSTAELEERIFDVVNQINIGKCLLQYESEKKQLAELNLSAGQKAKASTAYEAAKTYLQVGINLLVKDAWTATYRLAFDLHFNLAEAALMSGDFQSFDETVLILLEFANSNIDRAKIYVLKVDRYSLQGQFAEAIQAGLAGLQNLGITIDRDTLRQLTQDEFAIVEDSLKNRSIASLLDLPAAKNPEVQAAIELLIILQPPAYIVSDFDLYSFATFRGVRLSIEQGNTAESIKAYATYGFLIGLMYGQHQRGLEFADLALQLSYQLNSKFQQSRACFILGCAIQVWAKPIQGAPETNYQGFLAGLESGEIIHAGYNLYGNILNRLFQGENLADIAIDIDKYWLIGEQFKHDFLLSILSACRFFVNQLSQSLDEQEQTLATAEQAWVERSEALQSYTALGTYYILQMHRACLIPGFKPDIDYITGARKFLKGCAGFTTSSGYYYYTSLLLCYHYPNLSESQRSDVLQQIETNQAQLKIWSESCSENFLHKYLLVEAERSRIVGKCLEAQELYDRAIAEAKVNGYLQEEALANELAAKFYFNWGKEKAAQGYMQEAYYCYARWGAKAKTEELEKRYPVLLKPIQQQRRFNFNSLETIATIAQTSNSHSTSITDALNFSSVLKAAQTISSTIELDRLVASLTQIIVENSGAKKSALILPSEQGTWQVTAITWIDRQVNSQGGIQTTIQPQPIDTCQEIPTTIINYVKNTQQTIIIDNCKTEIPGIIGEYMHATQPKSVLCTPIIHQGHLVGILYLENQLTTGVFDSDRLEIIQMLSAQAAISLENARLYRESQVKAQQLQQSLQQQKTLFHVVTQIRESLELDAIFRAVTQNIRQILNADRVGIYQFHLGENYEYGELIAEDVLPEFTSGLAVKVHDRCFGDNFARLYKQGRICAIDDVNTDAVKDCHRAILAQFQVRASLVVPIMQNDELWGLLCIHQCDRPRHWQASEIQFAQQIGAQMGVALQQTDLLLATQKQATQLEQTLQHLQQTQLQLVQHEKMSALGNLVSGVAHEMNNPLGFIAASLEQTKPALADIVEHLKLYQASLANPDDKILDHAKKIDLDYSLADLPKVIDAMVMACDRLKNISTSLRTFSRADKDYKVPFNIHEGIDSTILILKHRLKANNQRPAIVITNEYSNLPKIECFPGQLNQVFMNIIANAIDALDEANIGQKFADIEANPNHIKITTSVTDNQVKITIADNGKGMSQEVKQKIFDHLFTTKEVGKGTGLGLAIARQIVEETHNGKLICHSVVGKGTEFIIQLPL comes from the coding sequence ATGTTGATAATTCCCGGATATCAATTTAATGAAGAACTCTACAACGGCTCAAGAACTCTGGTTTATCGTGGATACCGCGAGATTGACGAAAAGCCTGTAGCAATCAAACTGCTGAAAAATCCTTATCCGAGTTTCAGCGAATTGGTGCAATTTCGCAATCAGTACACCATTGCCAAAAATCTGCATCAACCTGGAATTATCCAAACCTATAGCCTGGAGCCTTACCAGAATGGCTATGCGCTGGTGATGGAAGATTTCGGGGGGATTTCTCTCAAAGAGTATTTCACCTTTGGGTCTCTACAAGAGTTTTTACAGATAGCGATCGCACTGTGCGATATCTTAGATACTCTGTATCGCGATCGCATTATTCATAAAGATATCAAACCCAGCAATATTTTAATTAATCCTCAAACAAAACAAGTTAAATTAATTGACTTTAGTATTGCATCTTTATTGCCCAGAGAAACTCAAACGCTTATCGGCACTAATATCTTAGAAGGAACTTTAGCTTATATTTCTCCCGAACAAACAGGAAGAATGAATCGGGGGATTGATTACCGGACTGATTTTTATTCTTTAGGCGTGACTTTCTACGAATTACTTACAGCAGAGTTACCTTTTCAATCTCACGATGCAATGGAATTAGTACATTGTCATATTGCTAAAATGCCTCCATTGCTTCGGGAAGTCAAAAGTGAAGAAATTCCGCAGGTGATTTCTGATATTGTCATGAAATTGATGGCGAAAAATGCTGAAGATAGATATCAAAGTGCATTAGGACTTAAATTTGATTTAGAAAATTGCTTAGTTCAACTTCAAGAAACTGGTGAAATTAAAAGTTTCCCAATTGCACAAAGAGATGTGTGCGATCGCTTTATCATTCCCGAAAAGCTATATGGTCGAGAACAGGAAGTTGAAACTCTGTTAGCAGCATTTGACCGTGTTGCTCATGGTGCTACTGAAATCATGCTGGTGGCTGGTTTTTCTGGGATTGGAAAAACAGCAGTTGTGAATGAAGTTCATAAACCAATTGTTCGGCAACGCGGTTATTTTATTAAAGGTAAGTTTGACCAATTTAACCGTAATATTCCCTTTTCGGCATTTGTACAGGCTTTCCGCGATTTGATGGGGCAATTACTTACCGAAAGCGATCGCCAAATACAACAATGGCAAAATCACATTACTCAAGCATTAGGAGATAACGCCCAGGTAATTATTGACGTCATTCCAGAATTAGAACTAATTATTGGTAAACAGCCTCCTGTGCCCGAAGTATCAGGTATTGCCGCACAAAATAGATTTAATTTACTCTTACAAAAATTTATTAAATTATTTACAGATAAAGAACATCTATTAGTGATATTTTTGGACGACCTACAATGGATAGATTCTGCCTCATTAAAACTCATGCAATCATTAATAAGTGAGGCAAATTATGGCTATTTACTGCTGATAGGTGCTTATCGAGATAACGAAGTCTCTGCGGCACATCCTTTAATGATGACATTGGATGACATTCAAGAGCGTGGTGCAAAAATTAATACAATTATTCTCAAACCGCTGAATGAATTTAAACTAAATCAATTAGTAGCTGATACCTTAGATTGCACAGAAAAACTAGCTTTACCACTCTCACAATTAATCTACCAAAAAACTCAAGGTAATCCCTTCTTTGCTACCCAGTTTATCAAGGTATTGCACCAAGATGCGCTGATATATTTTAATTACGAACAAAGATATTGGCAATGTGACATAGCAGCAATTAATCAGCGATCGCTTACATCGGATGTAGTTGAATTCATGGCATTGCAATTACAAAAACTGCCGGAATTAACTCAAAATGTGCTAAAGTTAGCTGCTTGTATCGGCAATAAATTTGATTTAGAAACATTAGCAATTGTTTCTAAACAATCAAAAATAGAAACAGCAGCTTGTTTGTGGAGTGCCTTACAAGATGGTTTGATTTTACCGCAAAATGAGGTTTATAAGTTTTATCAAGAGTCAGAATTCAAAATTGAGAATTCACAAGAGCAAAGAAATCCTGCTGACTTCTGGCTCATGGCTCCTGACTCCTGTAGTTACAAATTCTTGCACGATCGCATCCAACAAGCTGCCTATTCTTTGATTCCTGAAAATCAAAAGCAAGCAACCCACTATCATATCGGTAAATTACTATTAGGAAACCTATCAACCGCAGAATTGGAAGAGAGAATTTTTGATGTAGTTAACCAAATCAATATTGGAAAATGTCTACTTCAATATGAAAGCGAGAAAAAACAACTTGCAGAACTCAATTTAAGTGCGGGTCAAAAAGCGAAAGCTTCCACAGCCTATGAAGCGGCAAAGACTTATTTACAAGTAGGGATAAACTTGCTGGTAAAAGATGCTTGGACTGCTACCTATCGTCTGGCGTTCGATCTTCATTTCAATTTAGCAGAAGCCGCATTGATGAGTGGAGATTTCCAGTCGTTTGATGAGACGGTGTTAATCTTACTCGAATTTGCCAATTCAAATATCGATCGCGCCAAAATTTATGTTCTGAAGGTCGATCGGTATTCTTTGCAAGGGCAGTTTGCAGAAGCCATCCAGGCGGGTTTAGCAGGGTTGCAAAATCTGGGTATAACCATTGACCGAGATACCTTGAGGCAATTGACGCAAGACGAATTTGCCATTGTTGAAGACAGCTTGAAAAATCGCTCGATCGCCAGTTTACTAGATTTACCTGCGGCAAAGAATCCAGAAGTTCAAGCCGCGATCGAATTATTGATTATTCTGCAACCACCAGCCTATATTGTCTCTGATTTCGATCTGTACAGTTTCGCGACCTTCAGAGGCGTTCGTTTATCGATTGAGCAGGGTAATACCGCTGAATCAATTAAAGCTTATGCCACCTATGGCTTTCTGATTGGACTGATGTACGGTCAGCACCAGCGCGGACTTGAGTTTGCTGACCTTGCCCTGCAATTAAGTTATCAGCTCAATAGTAAATTTCAACAATCTCGGGCTTGCTTTATATTAGGTTGCGCTATTCAAGTTTGGGCAAAACCAATCCAAGGAGCGCCTGAGACTAACTATCAAGGGTTCTTAGCAGGGCTGGAATCGGGAGAAATTATCCATGCGGGATACAACCTATACGGTAATATTCTGAATCGGCTGTTTCAAGGTGAAAACCTAGCAGATATTGCGATCGACATTGATAAATATTGGCTGATTGGAGAGCAATTCAAGCATGATTTTTTGTTGAGCATCCTTTCAGCCTGCCGTTTTTTTGTGAACCAACTCTCGCAATCTCTAGATGAGCAAGAACAAACCCTCGCAACAGCAGAGCAGGCTTGGGTTGAGCGTTCTGAAGCATTACAGTCCTACACGGCACTCGGTACGTATTACATTCTGCAAATGCATCGAGCTTGTCTAATTCCAGGGTTCAAGCCGGACATTGACTATATTACAGGGGCGCGTAAATTTCTCAAGGGTTGTGCGGGATTTACCACTTCTTCTGGTTACTATTACTACACTTCTCTGCTTCTGTGTTACCACTATCCAAATTTGTCAGAATCACAACGTAGCGATGTCTTGCAACAAATTGAAACCAATCAAGCCCAACTGAAAATCTGGTCAGAAAGCTGTTCGGAAAACTTTTTGCATAAGTATTTGCTAGTCGAAGCAGAGCGATCGCGAATTGTAGGAAAATGCTTAGAAGCCCAGGAACTTTACGATCGCGCTATTGCCGAAGCTAAAGTCAACGGTTATCTCCAAGAAGAAGCACTTGCTAATGAACTCGCTGCTAAATTCTACTTTAATTGGGGTAAGGAAAAAGCTGCGCAAGGATATATGCAAGAAGCATATTATTGTTATGCGCGATGGGGAGCAAAAGCTAAAACCGAAGAACTAGAAAAGCGCTATCCGGTACTACTCAAACCCATCCAGCAACAGCGCAGATTCAACTTCAATTCGTTAGAAACCATAGCCACAATTGCCCAAACTTCCAACAGTCATAGTACCAGCATTACTGATGCCCTCAATTTTTCCTCAGTCCTGAAAGCGGCTCAAACGATCTCCAGTACCATCGAATTAGATCGACTCGTTGCTAGCCTTACCCAAATTATTGTGGAAAATTCCGGGGCAAAAAAATCTGCATTGATTCTCCCCTCAGAACAAGGTACTTGGCAAGTCACAGCGATTACCTGGATCGATCGTCAAGTAAATTCCCAAGGTGGAATCCAAACCACAATCCAGCCACAACCAATAGATACTTGCCAAGAAATTCCCACAACAATTATCAACTACGTCAAAAATACTCAACAAACAATCATCATCGATAATTGCAAAACAGAAATTCCCGGAATTATTGGCGAATATATGCACGCCACACAACCCAAGAGTGTATTGTGTACGCCAATTATTCATCAAGGGCATTTAGTCGGGATTCTCTACCTAGAAAATCAACTGACAACTGGGGTATTTGACAGCGATCGCCTGGAAATTATCCAAATGTTATCAGCTCAAGCTGCCATCTCTTTAGAAAATGCCCGCCTCTATCGAGAATCGCAAGTAAAAGCGCAACAACTACAACAATCTCTCCAGCAACAAAAAACCTTATTTCATGTTGTGACTCAGATTCGCGAATCTTTAGAATTAGATGCGATTTTCCGTGCAGTCACCCAAAATATTCGTCAAATTCTTAATGCAGATCGCGTCGGGATTTATCAGTTTCATCTTGGTGAAAATTACGAATATGGTGAATTAATCGCTGAGGATGTTCTCCCAGAATTTACTTCGGGTTTAGCAGTGAAAGTTCACGATCGCTGCTTTGGAGACAACTTTGCCAGGCTATATAAACAAGGACGCATTTGCGCCATCGATGATGTCAACACCGATGCAGTCAAAGATTGCCATCGGGCAATTTTAGCGCAATTTCAAGTTAGAGCATCATTAGTAGTACCAATTATGCAAAATGATGAACTTTGGGGATTACTGTGCATTCATCAATGCGATCGCCCGCGTCATTGGCAAGCTTCGGAAATTCAATTTGCCCAACAAATTGGCGCACAAATGGGAGTTGCACTTCAACAAACCGATCTGCTGTTGGCAACGCAAAAACAAGCTACCCAACTCGAACAAACACTTCAACATCTCCAGCAAACCCAACTGCAATTAGTGCAACATGAGAAAATGTCTGCATTAGGTAATCTTGTGTCTGGGGTGGCTCATGAGATGAATAATCCCCTTGGTTTTATTGCTGCTAGCCTCGAACAAACTAAACCTGCTCTTGCCGATATTGTTGAACATTTGAAACTATATCAAGCAAGTCTAGCCAATCCCGATGATAAAATTCTTGACCACGCCAAAAAAATTGACTTGGATTATAGTTTGGCAGACTTACCTAAGGTAATTGATGCAATGGTCATGGCGTGCGACAGATTAAAAAATATCAGCACTAGTCTTCGCACTTTCTCGCGTGCTGATAAAGATTACAAAGTACCTTTTAATATTCATGAAGGCATCGATAGCACTATTTTAATTCTCAAACATCGACTCAAAGCTAACAACCAACGTCCAGCTATTGTGATTACGAATGAATACAGTAATTTGCCAAAAATCGAATGCTTTCCTGGGCAATTAAATCAAGTCTTTATGAATATTATTGCTAATGCTATTGATGCTTTAGATGAAGCCAATATTGGGCAAAAGTTTGCAGATATTGAAGCTAATCCCAATCACATTAAAATTACTACTTCAGTGACTGATAATCAAGTAAAAATCACAATTGCTGACAATGGTAAGGGGATGAGTCAAGAAGTTAAACAGAAAATATTTGACCATTTATTCACTACTAAAGAAGTAGGCAAAGGTACGGGTTTAGGATTGGCGATCGCTCGGCAAATAGTGGAAGAAACCCACAATGGAAAGTTGATTTGTCATTCTGTTGTTGGTAAAGGTACTGAGTTTATCATTCAGCTTCCACTATAA